A region from the Cyprinus carpio isolate SPL01 chromosome A8, ASM1834038v1, whole genome shotgun sequence genome encodes:
- the LOC109106033 gene encoding legumain-like translates to MTHVQIKGSSYFFHFNCHQLKYGKYCIIINRPSHQHRFSTHESDMNGRKCLYKDRDHPIKSTRNQLDNHRRTPDTHHRLCFEKAKKMSGKKWVLLVAGSKNWENYQHQANVWSLYQIIRKHGIPDEQIVVMMYDDIANNPENPTKGTIVSVADDTDVYSGVPKDYTGKDVTPQNFLAALQGDESTNKKVIKSGAEDNIYIYMTGLGTEGTFEFPEESVSIKNKD, encoded by the exons ATGACACATGTGCAAATAAAGGGGAGCAGCTACTTTTTCCACTTCAACTGCCATCAATTAAAGTATGGGaaatattgcataataataaatagacCCTCCCACCAACACAGATTCTCCACCCATGAGTCTGATATGAATGGAAGAAAATGCCTATATAAAGACAGAGATCATCCGATTAAAAGCACAAGAAATCAACTGGACAACCACAGAAGAACACCTGATACTCATCACAG ACTTTGCTTTGAAAAGGCTAAAAAAATGTCTGGGAAAAAATGGGTTCTCCTTGTCGCCGGCTCAAAGAACTGGGAAAATTACCAGCACCAG gcCAATGTGTGGAGTTTATATCAGATAATTAGGAAACATGGGATTCCTGATGAGCAGATTGTGGTGATGATGTATGATGACATTGCTAACAATCCAGA AAACCCAACTAAAGGAACCATTGTCAGTGTAGCTGATGACACAGACGTGTACTCCGGAGTTCCGAAAGACTACACTGGAAag GATGTGACCCCACAAAACTTCCTGGCTGCTCTTCAAGGGGATGAgagtacaaacaaaaaagtcataaaaag TGGAGCAGAGGACAACATATACATCTACATGACCGGTCTGGGAACTGAAGGCACATTTGAATTTCCTGAGGAGTCAGTAAGTATAAAAAACAAAGACTGA